A genomic segment from Clostridiisalibacter paucivorans DSM 22131 encodes:
- the mazG gene encoding nucleoside triphosphate pyrophosphohydrolase, producing MGKIIIIGMGPGDKDYLTLEAFEKIKNGNNIYLRTAWHGVAEYLTSQQINFYNYDYVYEEKDSFDDVNKFICDDLVQKSQKYGEINYCVPGNPFDGDDTVNMLIDMEADKLVELEIIEGLSTVDLVMNIVKRDLMDGTKILNGLNINSRDMDINLDIIVFQIYNRIIASEFKVMITDVYGDNYNVYVIENTGIKNAHKVHYIPIYQLDRVCSFDYNTVIFIPKMEKENRKVYNMYNLINIMEILRSKDGCPWDMKQTHDSLRQYVLEEAYEVVDAIDIGDIDSIVEELGDLLLQVVFHSQIASEEGDFNIKDVTTGICKKLIYRHPHVFGEKKAKGIEDANSNWNDMKAVEKAIKTHTDRMKDIPAGLSSLMKSYKVQKRAADVGFDWDEIADAYDKINEELQEVREEERGGDEQKIEEEIGDLLFAVVNVSRFLHVNPETALNKTVKKFIERFEFIENTALKENKDLNEMSLQEMDKLWNMAKIHKK from the coding sequence ATGGGTAAAATTATAATTATAGGTATGGGACCGGGAGATAAGGATTATTTAACCTTAGAAGCATTTGAAAAGATTAAAAATGGCAATAATATATACTTAAGAACGGCATGGCATGGAGTAGCTGAATATTTAACATCTCAACAGATAAATTTTTATAATTATGATTATGTATATGAAGAAAAAGATAGCTTTGACGATGTTAATAAGTTCATATGTGATGATTTGGTACAAAAGTCTCAAAAATACGGAGAAATAAATTATTGTGTACCTGGAAATCCCTTTGATGGTGATGATACTGTGAATATGCTTATCGATATGGAGGCTGATAAATTAGTAGAATTAGAGATAATAGAGGGATTAAGTACGGTAGATTTAGTAATGAATATTGTAAAAAGAGATCTAATGGATGGGACTAAAATATTAAACGGATTGAACATTAATAGCCGTGATATGGATATAAACCTTGATATTATCGTATTCCAAATATATAATAGAATCATAGCATCAGAATTTAAGGTTATGATTACAGATGTATATGGAGATAATTATAATGTATATGTAATTGAGAATACTGGAATTAAAAATGCACACAAAGTGCATTATATACCTATATATCAACTTGATAGAGTATGTTCATTTGATTATAATACTGTGATTTTTATTCCTAAGATGGAAAAAGAAAATAGAAAAGTTTATAATATGTATAATTTAATTAATATTATGGAAATATTAAGAAGTAAAGATGGCTGCCCATGGGATATGAAGCAGACCCATGACTCTTTGAGGCAATATGTGTTGGAAGAAGCCTATGAAGTTGTGGATGCTATAGATATTGGGGATATAGATTCAATAGTTGAAGAGCTGGGAGATCTATTGTTACAGGTAGTGTTCCATAGTCAAATAGCCAGTGAAGAAGGTGATTTCAATATAAAAGATGTCACTACTGGCATATGTAAAAAACTCATATATAGGCATCCCCATGTTTTTGGAGAAAAGAAAGCCAAGGGTATAGAAGATGCCAATAGTAATTGGAATGATATGAAGGCTGTAGAGAAGGCTATAAAGACCCATACCGACAGAATGAAGGACATACCAGCAGGATTATCTTCATTGATGAAATCCTATAAAGTTCAAAAAAGGGCAGCAGATGTAGGATTTGATTGGGATGAGATTGCTGATGCATATGATAAGATTAATGAAGAATTACAAGAAGTTAGAGAGGAAGAAAGGGGTGGTGATGAACAAAAGATAGAAGAGGAGATTGGAGATCTATTATTTGCGGTAGTTAATGTAAGTAGGTTTTTGCATGTAAATCCTGAGACAGCATTAAATAAGACTGTGAAAAAATTCATAGAAAGATTTGAGTTTATAGAAAACACAGCATTAAAAGAAAACAAGGATTTAAATGAGATGTCTTTACAGGAAATGGATAAACTATGGAATATGGCAAAGATACATAAAAAATAG
- a CDS encoding HU family DNA-binding protein, producing the protein MNKAELITSISEKSGLTKKDAESALNAFMKSVESALVDGNKVQLVGFGTFEVRERKAREGRNPRNPEEKIMIPASKAPVFKAGKTLKEAVNK; encoded by the coding sequence GTGAACAAAGCTGAATTAATTACAAGTATAAGCGAAAAAAGTGGATTGACTAAAAAAGATGCCGAAAGTGCATTAAATGCATTTATGAAGAGTGTAGAATCTGCTTTAGTTGACGGAAACAAGGTTCAATTAGTAGGTTTTGGAACTTTTGAAGTGAGAGAAAGAAAAGCTAGAGAGGGAAGAAATCCAAGAAATCCAGAGGAAAAGATTATGATACCAGCATCAAAAGCACCAGTATTTAAGGCAGGAAAGACTTTAAAGGAAGCTGTTAATAAATAG
- a CDS encoding RNA-binding S4 domain-containing protein — translation MRVDKFLKNARIIKRRTIAKEACEQGRVLVNGKESKPGVEVDIGDIVQINFGNNKMKIEIIDISEHVPKDKAQDMYKILNS, via the coding sequence ATGAGAGTAGATAAGTTTTTGAAAAATGCTAGAATAATAAAACGAAGAACTATAGCTAAAGAGGCCTGTGAACAAGGAAGAGTACTTGTAAATGGAAAAGAATCAAAACCTGGAGTAGAGGTAGATATCGGAGATATAGTACAAATAAATTTTGGAAATAATAAAATGAAAATAGAAATAATAGATATATCTGAACATGTGCCTAAAGACAAAGCTCAGGACATGTATAAAATATTAAATTCATAG
- the yabP gene encoding sporulation protein YabP gives MDNNSNIGKQQNLILENRKSLSISGIEHVNSFDENTIVLSTVQGLLTITGKELNINKVNLEDGNVKIEGHVEGLVYSNKEFTKEKGKGFLKKMFK, from the coding sequence TTGGATAATAATTCAAATATTGGCAAGCAACAGAACTTGATATTAGAAAACAGAAAAAGTTTATCCATATCAGGGATTGAGCACGTAAATAGTTTTGATGAAAATACTATAGTTCTCAGTACTGTGCAAGGACTACTAACTATAACAGGTAAAGAGTTAAATATAAATAAAGTCAATCTAGAAGATGGTAATGTGAAAATAGAGGGTCATGTAGAGGGCTTAGTATATTCTAATAAAGAATTTACTAAGGAAAAGGGAAAGGGATTTTTGAAAAAAATGTTTAAATAG
- the yabQ gene encoding spore cortex biosynthesis protein YabQ translates to MEGFVANQAQIFFNTFLGGVFIGIIYDIYVTFRHFYKPKKIASCFGDLLFWFFTVIVIGTILFYSNWGEIRGYTLLGFLIGVLFYFKFISKFIRKILMIVGDKVCKFIVRVAYIVCYPFNKIGKILRFIYNPLSSKTNKIYNKIKYLFRLPKVVCSDIRKYYKMIIMKKS, encoded by the coding sequence ATGGAAGGATTTGTTGCAAATCAAGCTCAAATATTTTTCAATACGTTTTTAGGAGGTGTGTTTATAGGGATAATCTATGATATATATGTGACCTTTAGACACTTTTATAAACCTAAAAAAATAGCATCTTGCTTTGGAGATTTATTATTTTGGTTCTTTACAGTTATAGTAATAGGCACTATACTTTTTTATAGTAATTGGGGAGAAATCAGAGGATATACATTATTGGGATTTTTGATAGGTGTATTATTTTATTTTAAATTTATAAGTAAGTTTATAAGAAAGATTTTAATGATAGTTGGAGATAAAGTATGTAAATTCATTGTTAGAGTTGCATATATAGTTTGCTATCCTTTTAATAAAATTGGAAAAATATTAAGATTTATATATAATCCACTTTCATCTAAAACAAATAAGATATATAATAAAATAAAGTATTTATTTAGATTACCCAAGGTAGTTTGTTCTGATATTAGAAAATACTATAAGATGATTATCATGAAAAAATCGTGA
- a CDS encoding FtsB family cell division protein, whose translation MSNDKGKTRLKIRHLLILFFVIYLLSTFIKQHRMITTLEAEKVQREEQVMELQQEIEEIKENVENSDSLEYIEKIAREELKMVKPEEIIFIDKNKYKEKETE comes from the coding sequence ATGTCTAATGACAAAGGAAAAACGAGACTAAAGATAAGACATCTATTAATCCTCTTTTTTGTTATTTATCTTTTATCTACATTTATAAAACAGCATAGAATGATAACAACATTAGAAGCAGAAAAAGTGCAAAGAGAAGAACAAGTCATGGAGTTGCAACAGGAAATAGAGGAAATAAAAGAAAATGTTGAAAATTCTGATTCACTTGAGTATATAGAGAAAATTGCAAGGGAAGAACTTAAAATGGTGAAACCTGAAGAAATAATATTTATAGATAAAAATAAATATAAGGAAAAAGAGACTGAATAA
- a CDS encoding S1 RNA-binding domain-containing protein — protein MPAKVGTVVEGTVTGITNFGAFVQLPSGKAGLVHISEISHDYVNNINDYLKKNQKVKVKILSIDGEGKISLSIRQAQPKKSSSKPEEIDWTSKSDVKMKSMSFEDKMSKFLKDSTERQEQLKSRESKRGQSRGR, from the coding sequence ATGCCAGCTAAAGTAGGTACAGTGGTTGAAGGCACTGTGACAGGGATAACAAACTTTGGTGCTTTTGTTCAATTGCCAAGCGGAAAAGCTGGGCTAGTCCACATTTCTGAAATATCCCATGATTATGTAAACAATATTAATGATTATCTGAAAAAGAATCAGAAGGTCAAAGTTAAGATTTTGTCTATAGATGGAGAAGGGAAGATAAGTCTATCTATAAGACAAGCTCAACCTAAGAAGAGTAGTTCTAAACCTGAAGAGATTGATTGGACTTCTAAAAGCGATGTAAAGATGAAGTCTATGTCTTTTGAAGATAAGATGTCTAAGTTTTTAAAAGACAGTACTGAAAGGCAAGAACAATTAAAAAGCAGGGAATCGAAAAGAGGTCAGTCTAGAGGCCGTTAA
- the spoIIE gene encoding stage II sporulation protein E → MINKVEWMTVKNVKETSGQPSTLSRLKGVDLSYFFISIMTFLVSRAVIMDNITPFGITFLAVLMKMRKEKILIPFLISGFSLFTVHGVDSYKYLIPLGIIFLCQNNLKKKGNIATAAILATILFITKASYIIFSKVYVYDLVIAFFESIIIFSLTYVFLYNLPSVQKSYDRKLSTEEMISCSIILSLALLGIGSSTFMGVSIKYIFSILTILLVSYNIGMSYGTVIGVSIGMVLSLSTMNTPYIIAIFSISSLLTGLFKDLGKFLGGVGFFIGNSLISYYANGLSEPIIGYKEIGLALILFIVLNKKFSESLDKLWSTHKEVVNCPSESYDNYDIRNRTCDRLKDISTVFEELAATFMQVVRQERPSNQKDISKFAEAMIDGICKECPMYRFCWENDFYNTYNSMFELINTIEVKGKLTEDLMPNNLKKRCIKSKDILNKADYLFEIYKSNHKCKKIIAENRQLIAQQLEGVSQIISTLSEDISKDVKIKRNVEEDIWTNLINQNIEVKKVLVTEYEDGEFEIYLEIANNDMSTLIEKKVISTVSKVVGMELKRDDFFDDGSIRNRVKFKLIKTNKFEAITKVAKYESSMDAISGDSFTFGEKDNKYYVALSDGMGIGKRANRESEVTISILEKLLQAGYDKELALKTINSILVLKSEDEMSSTIDVSHIDLYTGRTQFIKAGSAPTFIKRDDTVEVINSNSLPAGILKEVDFNVYEKDLKNGDLIIMVSDGVLDANKDIDDKEKWLCESINNMGTVNPQKLANYILDLALDVATDEDIDDMTVLVTKVWKGL, encoded by the coding sequence ATGATAAATAAGGTTGAATGGATGACAGTTAAGAATGTGAAGGAGACATCTGGACAACCCTCCACGTTATCAAGATTAAAGGGAGTAGATCTTTCATATTTTTTTATTAGTATAATGACTTTTTTAGTTTCAAGAGCAGTAATAATGGATAATATAACACCTTTTGGAATAACTTTTTTAGCGGTATTAATGAAGATGAGGAAAGAAAAGATTCTAATACCTTTTCTAATATCGGGGTTTTCATTATTTACAGTGCATGGTGTTGACTCATATAAGTATTTGATTCCATTAGGTATAATTTTTTTATGCCAAAATAATTTAAAGAAAAAGGGTAATATAGCTACAGCGGCCATATTGGCAACTATTTTATTTATAACAAAGGCATCTTATATAATTTTTTCAAAGGTATATGTATATGATTTAGTAATAGCTTTTTTCGAATCAATTATAATATTTTCTTTAACATATGTATTTCTCTATAATTTACCATCAGTACAGAAAAGCTATGACAGAAAACTATCCACAGAAGAAATGATATCTTGTTCAATAATACTATCCCTTGCTCTCTTAGGGATTGGAAGTAGTACATTTATGGGAGTAAGTATAAAATATATTTTCTCAATACTGACAATATTGTTAGTCTCTTATAATATAGGCATGTCATATGGAACAGTTATAGGGGTAAGTATAGGAATGGTACTCTCATTATCAACTATGAATACGCCCTATATAATTGCTATATTTAGTATATCTAGTTTGTTGACTGGATTGTTCAAAGATTTAGGAAAATTTTTAGGGGGAGTAGGATTTTTCATAGGAAATAGTTTAATATCTTATTATGCAAATGGTCTTAGTGAACCTATTATAGGATATAAAGAAATAGGATTGGCATTAATACTTTTTATTGTATTAAATAAAAAGTTTAGTGAAAGCTTAGACAAATTGTGGTCAACACATAAAGAAGTTGTCAATTGTCCATCTGAGAGTTATGATAATTACGATATTAGAAATAGAACATGTGATAGACTTAAAGATATTTCTACTGTTTTTGAAGAATTGGCAGCTACATTTATGCAGGTTGTAAGACAAGAAAGGCCTAGTAATCAGAAAGATATATCTAAATTTGCTGAAGCTATGATTGATGGTATATGTAAAGAATGCCCAATGTATAGATTCTGTTGGGAAAATGATTTCTACAACACATATAATTCTATGTTTGAATTGATCAATACAATTGAGGTAAAGGGTAAATTGACGGAAGATTTAATGCCAAATAATTTAAAAAAGAGATGCATAAAGTCTAAAGATATTTTGAATAAGGCCGATTATTTATTTGAAATATATAAAAGTAATCACAAATGTAAAAAAATAATTGCTGAAAACAGACAGCTTATAGCTCAACAGCTAGAGGGTGTTTCGCAGATAATTTCTACATTAAGTGAAGATATATCAAAAGATGTTAAAATAAAGAGGAATGTTGAAGAGGATATATGGACTAATTTGATTAATCAAAATATAGAAGTAAAGAAGGTATTGGTAACAGAATATGAAGACGGGGAATTTGAAATATATTTAGAAATCGCCAATAATGATATGTCCACATTGATTGAGAAAAAGGTGATTTCTACAGTTTCCAAGGTAGTGGGAATGGAGCTCAAAAGGGATGATTTTTTCGATGATGGAAGCATCAGAAATAGAGTTAAATTTAAATTAATAAAGACTAATAAATTTGAGGCAATAACTAAAGTTGCCAAATATGAGAGCTCTATGGATGCCATATCGGGAGATAGTTTTACATTTGGAGAGAAGGATAATAAGTATTATGTAGCATTGAGTGATGGAATGGGTATAGGGAAAAGGGCAAATAGAGAAAGTGAAGTTACTATATCTATATTGGAGAAGCTTTTACAGGCAGGGTATGATAAAGAATTAGCCTTAAAGACTATCAATTCCATACTTGTGTTAAAATCAGAGGATGAGATGTCTAGTACAATAGATGTTTCTCATATAGATCTATATACAGGAAGAACTCAATTTATAAAAGCAGGATCTGCCCCCACATTTATAAAAAGAGATGATACTGTGGAGGTTATAAATAGTAATAGTCTTCCAGCAGGTATACTAAAGGAAGTAGATTTCAATGTATACGAAAAGGATTTAAAAAATGGAGATTTAATAATAATGGTGTCTGATGGTGTGCTAGATGCCAATAAAGATATTGACGACAAAGAAAAATGGCTGTGTGAAAGTATAAATAATATGGGTACTGTGAATCCACAGAAATTAGCAAATTATATCTTGGATTTGGCATTGGATGTTGCTACAGATGAGGATATTGATGATATGACTGTATTAGTAACTAAAGTTTGGAAAGGGCTATAG
- the tilS gene encoding tRNA lysidine(34) synthetase TilS: protein MKKKMMETIQRHDMIQKGDNILIGVSGGPDSMALFSLLREISIEMSLTLLVAHVNHGVRGEAADKDEEYVKDICKKWGIPFYSKRVNMDEYAKIHGLTSEEAGRALRYGFFNEILKKKEGGKIAVAHNKGDQAETVLMRFIRGTGVDGLKGIEYKNGNIIRPLLDISREEIERYCETENLSPRIDKTNLEPIYGRNKIRLEMIPYIQDNFNEGIIDTLCRMANLMEVDGEYLNECAKRSYKEVLEQKTRYEIRLNIYKFLSLHNAIKGRVIRHALECLLGHLTGIEERHIRSIIELVSTKKVGKTIDMPYGLKVYISYEDFLIKKKDFYITKDYKVKLDMDKENLLHPIDAKITCKVFDINEIHTKSKHRFIKYFDYDKIKDGLYIRNRRSGDRIKPLGMNGTKKLKDFFIDQKIPKYLRDSIPIITDGDGIVWIVGYRIGDPYKIDENTKKILMVKYEGEDLNERRS from the coding sequence ATGAAAAAAAAGATGATGGAAACTATACAGAGACATGATATGATACAAAAGGGAGATAATATTTTAATAGGGGTATCTGGTGGGCCCGATTCAATGGCCCTTTTTTCTCTTTTAAGGGAGATTTCAATAGAAATGTCTTTAACATTATTGGTAGCCCATGTAAATCATGGAGTTAGAGGTGAAGCTGCTGATAAGGATGAAGAATATGTAAAAGATATATGTAAAAAATGGGGAATACCTTTTTACTCTAAGAGGGTGAATATGGATGAGTATGCCAAGATTCATGGGCTTACATCAGAGGAAGCAGGAAGGGCTTTAAGGTATGGTTTTTTTAATGAAATATTGAAGAAAAAAGAAGGGGGGAAAATAGCTGTTGCTCATAATAAAGGGGATCAAGCTGAGACTGTATTAATGAGGTTTATTAGAGGGACAGGAGTAGATGGACTTAAAGGAATAGAATATAAAAATGGAAATATAATAAGGCCTCTTTTGGATATTAGTAGAGAAGAAATAGAGAGGTATTGTGAAACAGAAAACCTTAGTCCCCGCATAGATAAGACTAATTTAGAACCTATATATGGTCGGAATAAAATAAGATTAGAAATGATTCCCTATATACAGGATAATTTTAATGAGGGCATTATAGATACATTGTGTAGGATGGCTAATTTAATGGAAGTGGATGGTGAATATTTAAATGAATGTGCTAAAAGGTCATATAAAGAGGTCTTAGAACAGAAAACAAGATATGAAATAAGATTAAATATCTATAAGTTTTTAAGCCTACATAATGCTATCAAAGGTAGAGTAATAAGGCATGCATTGGAATGTTTGCTGGGTCATCTTACAGGAATAGAAGAAAGACATATTAGAAGTATTATAGAGTTAGTATCCACTAAAAAAGTGGGTAAGACTATAGATATGCCCTATGGGCTTAAAGTGTACATAAGTTATGAAGATTTTTTAATAAAGAAAAAGGATTTTTATATCACTAAAGACTATAAAGTTAAATTAGATATGGACAAAGAAAACCTATTACATCCTATAGACGCTAAAATCACATGTAAGGTGTTTGATATTAATGAAATACATACTAAATCTAAACACAGGTTTATAAAATATTTTGATTATGATAAAATAAAAGACGGATTATATATAAGGAATAGAAGAAGTGGTGATAGAATTAAGCCTTTAGGAATGAATGGTACAAAAAAACTCAAGGATTTTTTTATAGACCAGAAGATTCCCAAATATCTGAGGGACAGTATACCCATTATTACAGATGGTGATGGCATAGTATGGATTGTAGGATATAGAATAGGAGATCCTTATAAAATCGATGAAAACACTAAAAAAATATTGATGGTAAAATACGAAGGGGAGGATTTAAATGAGAGAAGATCTTGA
- the hpt gene encoding hypoxanthine phosphoribosyltransferase, which yields MREDLESILISTEEIQKKVKKLGEKITEDYRDKDLMLICVLKGAVMFMTDLAQSIDLPLDMDFMAVSSYGNASKSSGVVRIIKDLETSIEGKDILIVEDIIDSGLTLNYLVDILKSRGPNSVKICTLLDKPEGRQAPVEVDYMGFDVPNEFVVGYGLDFAEKYRNLPYIAVLKEEIYK from the coding sequence ATGAGAGAAGATCTTGAAAGTATTCTAATAAGTACTGAAGAAATTCAAAAAAAAGTAAAGAAATTGGGAGAAAAAATAACTGAGGACTATAGGGATAAAGATTTAATGTTGATATGTGTACTGAAAGGCGCTGTAATGTTTATGACTGATTTGGCACAATCAATAGATTTACCTTTAGATATGGATTTTATGGCTGTTTCCAGCTATGGAAATGCGTCTAAGTCTAGTGGTGTTGTAAGGATAATAAAGGATTTAGAGACAAGCATAGAAGGAAAGGATATCTTGATTGTAGAAGATATAATAGACAGTGGTCTTACATTGAACTATTTAGTAGATATATTAAAATCTAGAGGACCTAATTCAGTTAAAATATGTACACTCCTTGATAAACCTGAAGGAAGGCAAGCGCCAGTGGAAGTGGATTATATGGGATTTGATGTGCCAAATGAATTTGTAGTTGGATATGGATTAGACTTTGCAGAAAAATATAGAAATTTACCGTATATAGCAGTGCTTAAAGAAGAGATTTATAAGTAA
- the ftsH gene encoding ATP-dependent zinc metalloprotease FtsH has product MRKFFRGISFYLLIFIIIIVIVQLVAQPMDQTVKIPYTQLEKEIESGNIKRIKLVENSVTGQLADGKPFVSHVPNIQKEYYDELVKESGIEVVAEPEPGTPWFLQALPTIFMVLIFIVFWFVFMQQSQGGGGRVMSFGKSKAKMHKENEGKKVTFDDVAGLDEEKEELKEIVDFLKNPKKFIELGARIPKGVLMVGPPGTGKTYLSRAVSGEAGVPFFSISGSDFVEMFVGVGASRVRDLFEQAKKNSPCIVFIDEIDAVGRRRGAGLGGGHDEREQTLNQLLVEMDGFGENEGIIIIAATNRPDILDPALLRPGRFDRQVSVGAPDIKGREEILKIHTRNKPLDEGVDLKIIARRTPGFTPADIENLVNEAALLSARENLKKVPMHLLEEAITKVIAGPEKKSRIISESEKKLTAYHEAGHAVVARLLPNTDPVHLITIIPRGRAGGFTMILPTEDKYYMRKVEMEESLVHLLGGRVAEKLVLDDISTGASNDIERATKIARNMVTHYGMSEELGPMTYGDDNNEVFLGRDIGRSKNYSEEVAAKIDNEMRKIIDMAYNKAEKLLSENMEKLHKVAQALLEKETLNAQEFEEIFSEA; this is encoded by the coding sequence TTGAGGAAATTTTTCAGGGGTATAAGTTTTTATTTACTTATATTCATTATAATAATAGTTATAGTACAGCTTGTAGCCCAACCTATGGATCAAACTGTGAAGATACCATATACGCAATTAGAAAAAGAAATAGAAAGTGGAAATATTAAGAGGATAAAATTAGTTGAAAATTCTGTGACTGGACAGTTGGCTGATGGTAAGCCTTTTGTATCCCATGTGCCTAATATTCAAAAAGAATATTATGATGAATTAGTTAAAGAAAGTGGTATAGAAGTTGTAGCAGAACCGGAGCCAGGTACTCCTTGGTTTTTACAAGCGTTACCAACTATTTTTATGGTTCTGATTTTTATAGTATTTTGGTTTGTGTTTATGCAGCAGTCTCAAGGTGGCGGAGGACGGGTAATGTCCTTTGGTAAAAGCAAGGCTAAAATGCATAAAGAAAATGAAGGTAAAAAGGTTACTTTTGATGATGTGGCAGGACTAGATGAGGAAAAAGAGGAACTGAAGGAAATAGTAGATTTCCTAAAGAATCCTAAGAAGTTTATTGAATTGGGAGCGCGGATTCCTAAAGGTGTTTTGATGGTAGGTCCTCCAGGAACAGGAAAAACTTATTTATCTAGGGCTGTATCAGGAGAAGCAGGAGTACCATTTTTTAGTATAAGTGGTTCTGACTTTGTTGAAATGTTCGTAGGTGTAGGTGCTTCTAGAGTTAGAGATTTATTTGAACAAGCAAAAAAGAATTCTCCTTGTATTGTATTTATTGATGAAATAGATGCAGTGGGTAGAAGGAGAGGTGCTGGTCTTGGTGGAGGACATGATGAAAGGGAACAAACATTGAATCAGCTTTTAGTTGAAATGGATGGTTTTGGAGAAAATGAAGGTATCATAATAATAGCTGCAACAAATAGACCAGATATATTGGACCCAGCACTATTAAGACCAGGAAGATTTGATAGACAGGTGAGTGTAGGTGCACCTGATATAAAGGGAAGAGAAGAGATACTAAAGATTCATACGAGGAACAAACCTCTTGATGAAGGAGTAGACTTAAAGATAATAGCTAGAAGAACTCCAGGATTTACTCCTGCGGATATAGAGAACCTTGTTAATGAAGCTGCTCTTCTATCTGCTAGGGAGAATTTGAAAAAGGTACCTATGCATTTACTTGAAGAGGCCATAACTAAGGTTATAGCAGGACCTGAAAAGAAAAGTAGAATAATAAGTGAAAGTGAGAAAAAGCTTACTGCTTACCATGAAGCAGGTCATGCGGTAGTTGCTAGGCTTCTGCCCAATACCGACCCTGTTCATTTGATAACTATAATACCCCGTGGTAGAGCTGGTGGTTTTACAATGATACTACCTACTGAAGATAAATATTATATGAGAAAGGTAGAAATGGAAGAGAGTTTAGTCCATCTATTAGGAGGAAGAGTTGCAGAAAAACTTGTATTAGACGATATAAGTACAGGTGCATCCAACGATATAGAGAGAGCAACTAAAATTGCTAGGAATATGGTAACTCATTATGGTATGAGTGAAGAATTAGGGCCAATGACATATGGTGATGACAATAATGAAGTATTCCTTGGTAGAGATATAGGAAGAAGCAAAAATTACAGTGAAGAAGTGGCAGCAAAGATAGACAATGAAATGAGAAAAATTATAGATATGGCATATAATAAGGCAGAGAAGTTGTTAAGTGAAAATATGGAGAAGCTTCATAAAGTAGCCCAGGCATTATTGGAAAAAGAAACATTAAATGCCCAGGAATTTGAAGAAATATTTAGTGAAGCGTAA